The Pleuronectes platessa chromosome 11, fPlePla1.1, whole genome shotgun sequence genome includes a window with the following:
- the mocs1 gene encoding molybdenum cofactor biosynthesis protein 1 isoform X1 codes for MAAPSSVFCRLLHRHNSSPLRKLYPRLVSSGARRPYSHQETEVELGESREAAAANFGPTVTSNQRQKRLRDDSLLPFSAFLTDNFGRRHSYLRISLTEKCNLRCQYCMPEDGVKLTPRSQLLSTSEVLTLARLFVQEGVDKIRLTGGEPLIRPDIVEIISELKKLKGLKTVAVTTNGMNLAKLLPKLKDAGLDLINISLDSLVPVKFEFIVRRKGFHKVMEGIDKAIEMGYNPVKVNVVIMRGFNEDELLDFVALTEKKPVEVRFIEYMPFDGNKWNFKKMVSYQEMLDRIKQQWPQLEMVQTVPTDTAKIFKVQGFEGQVGFITSMSEHFCGSCNRLRITADGNLKVCLFGNSEVSLRDVLRSGAPDEELLQIIGAAVGRKKKQHAGMMSISQMKNRPMILIESLTASLTNSHESQRASSIVPRLANDTLPSRTTAPHAGLSSSRVLSRERFLCLSDHIASTPADIVGCSTTLTSGGTHLWREKEKPNVTDDLHSVAPPLRTTRTNVTGHINEDCLRYAQARGPKAFRSHVHRDPGISIFCTLMNPKIYLNHRSVRLCLNHNSSQDPSAKLRQSVSDQNNTHLNGTTEVQLTHTDAQGRATMVNVGGKLPTRRTATARATVVLGPTAFQLLRDNQLAKGDALSVAQLAGIMASKQTSALIPLCHPLPLDHTSVTFDLEELQHAAVITATCSTTGRTGVEMEALTAVSVAALTVYDMCKAVSHDIIITDVKLVSKTGGKRDFHRHP; via the exons ATGGCGGCTCCCAGCAGCGTCTTCTGTCGCTTATTACACAGGCACAACTCTTCTCCTCTGAGGAAACTCTACCCGCGGCTCGTGAGCAGCGGCGCGCGGCGGCCATACTCGCACCAGGAGACTGAAGTTGAACTTGGGGAGTCGCGTGAAGCCGCTGCAGCCAACTTCGGTCCAACTGTGACGAGCAACCAGAGACAG AAGCGACTGAGAGACGACAGTTTACTTCCCTTCTCAGCGTTCTTGACCGACAACTTTGGCCGGAGGCACAGTTACCTACGGATCTCCCTGACAGAGAAATGCAACCTGCGCT GTCAGTACTGTATGCCAGAGGACGGGGTGAAGCTTACACCACGGAGCCAGCTGCTGTCCACCTCGGAGGTCCTGACCCTGGCTCGCCTCTTTGTCCAGGAGGGGGTGGACAAAATCCGCCTCACCGGAGGGGAGCCCCTCATTCGACCCGATATTGTGGAGATCATTT CAGAACTGAAGAAGCTGAAGGGCCTGAAAACCGTAGCGGTAACAACCAACGGCATGAACCTGGCCAAACTTCTGCCCAAGCTGAAAGATGCCGGCCTTGACCTTATTAACATCAGCCTGGATTCACTGGTCCCCGTCAAATTTGAGTTTATCGTCAGGCGGAAAG GGTTCCACAAGGTGATGGAGGGCATTGATAAGGCCATTGAAATGGGCTACAACCCTGTCAAG gtcaaCGTTGTGATCATGCGAGGCTTCAATGAGGACGAGCTACTAGATTTCGTGGCGCTGACAGAGAAGAAGCCTGTGGAGGTTCGCTTCATCGAGTACATGCCCTTCGATG GCAACAAGTGGAACTTTAAGAAGATGGTGAGTTACCAGGAGATGCTGGACCGCATTAAGCAGCAGTGGCCCCAACTGGAAATGGTTCAAACTGTACCCACAGACACAGCAAAG ATATTTAAAGTGCAAGGCTTCGAAGGTCAGGTGGGCTTCATCACCTCCATGTCCGAGCATTTCTGTGGCTCCTGCAATCGCCTGCGCATCACTGCAGACGGGAACCTCAAG gtgtgtttgtttggcaaCTCTGAGGTGTCTCTCAGAGACGTCCTGCGTTCCGGAGCACCAGATGAAGAGCTACTGCAAATCATCGGAGCAGCAGTGGGCAGGAAGAAGAAACAGCACGCAG GCATGATGAGTATCTCCCAGATGAAGAACAGGCCTATGATCCTCATTG AGTCTTTGACAGCTTCTCTGACAAACTCACATGAGAGTCAGAGGGCTTCCTCCATTGTTCCCCGGCTCGCAAACGACACACTCCCCTCTCGCACAACGGCTCCTCACGCAGGTCTTTCAAGCAGCAGAGTCCTGAGTAGAGAGCGGTTTCTGTGCCTTTCAGATCACATCGCTTCAACACCAGCAGACATCGTTGGCTGCTCTACAACCTTAACGAGTGGGGGAACCCATTTgtggagggagaaagaaaaacctaACGTTACGGACGACCTCCACAGTGTAGCACCGCCCCTCCGCACCACACGCACAAATGTCACAGGCCACATTAATGAAGACTGTCTCAGGTACGCACAAGCCAGGGGTCCTAAAGCTTTTAGGAGCCATGTACACAGGGACCCAGGAATATCGATTTTTTGCACATTGATGAATCCCAAAATATATCTTAACCATCGCAGTGTTCGACTGTGCCTCAACCACAACTCCAGCCAAGACCCCAGCGCCAAACTAAGACAATCCGTGAGTGATCAGAACAACACTCACCTGAATGGAACCACCGAGgtccagctgacacacacagacgcccAGGGCCGAGCCACCATGGTGAACGTCGGGGGGAAACTTCCCACACGTCGGACAGCCACAGCACGTGCCACTGTCGTCTTGGGTCCCACCGCTTTCCAGCTGCTTCGAGATAACCAGCTGGCGAAGGGTGACGCCTTGTCAGTGGCGCAGTTGGCTGGCATCATGGCTTCCAAGCAGACCTCGGCCCTCATCCCGCTCTGCCACCCGCTCCCTTTAGACCACACCTCTGTCACCTTtgacctggaggagctgcagcacgcCGCGGTCATAACAGCAACGTGTAGCACCACGGGCAGGACCGGGGTCGAGATGGAGGCTTTGACGGCTGTGTCCGTGGCAGCGCTGACCGTCTATGACATGTGCAAGGCAGTGAgccatgacatcatcatcacgGATGTGAAACTGGTCAGTAAGACGGGCGGGAAGAGGGACTTTCATCGACATCCATGA
- the mocs1 gene encoding molybdenum cofactor biosynthesis protein 1 isoform X2, protein MAAPSSVFCRLLHRHNSSPLRKLYPRLVSSGARRPYSHQETEVELGESREAAAANFGPTVTSNQRQKRLRDDSLLPFSAFLTDNFGRRHSYLRISLTEKCNLRCQYCMPEDGVKLTPRSQLLSTSEVLTLARLFVQEGVDKIRLTGGEPLIRPDIVEIISELKKLKGLKTVAVTTNGMNLAKLLPKLKDAGLDLINISLDSLVPVKFEFIVRRKGFHKVMEGIDKAIEMGYNPVKVNVVIMRGFNEDELLDFVALTEKKPVEVRFIEYMPFDGNKWNFKKMVSYQEMLDRIKQQWPQLEMVQTVPTDTAKIFKVQGFEGQVGFITSMSEHFCGSCNRLRITADGNLKVCLFGNSEVSLRDVLRSGAPDEELLQIIGAAVGRKKKQHAGMMSISQMKNRPMILIGG, encoded by the exons ATGGCGGCTCCCAGCAGCGTCTTCTGTCGCTTATTACACAGGCACAACTCTTCTCCTCTGAGGAAACTCTACCCGCGGCTCGTGAGCAGCGGCGCGCGGCGGCCATACTCGCACCAGGAGACTGAAGTTGAACTTGGGGAGTCGCGTGAAGCCGCTGCAGCCAACTTCGGTCCAACTGTGACGAGCAACCAGAGACAG AAGCGACTGAGAGACGACAGTTTACTTCCCTTCTCAGCGTTCTTGACCGACAACTTTGGCCGGAGGCACAGTTACCTACGGATCTCCCTGACAGAGAAATGCAACCTGCGCT GTCAGTACTGTATGCCAGAGGACGGGGTGAAGCTTACACCACGGAGCCAGCTGCTGTCCACCTCGGAGGTCCTGACCCTGGCTCGCCTCTTTGTCCAGGAGGGGGTGGACAAAATCCGCCTCACCGGAGGGGAGCCCCTCATTCGACCCGATATTGTGGAGATCATTT CAGAACTGAAGAAGCTGAAGGGCCTGAAAACCGTAGCGGTAACAACCAACGGCATGAACCTGGCCAAACTTCTGCCCAAGCTGAAAGATGCCGGCCTTGACCTTATTAACATCAGCCTGGATTCACTGGTCCCCGTCAAATTTGAGTTTATCGTCAGGCGGAAAG GGTTCCACAAGGTGATGGAGGGCATTGATAAGGCCATTGAAATGGGCTACAACCCTGTCAAG gtcaaCGTTGTGATCATGCGAGGCTTCAATGAGGACGAGCTACTAGATTTCGTGGCGCTGACAGAGAAGAAGCCTGTGGAGGTTCGCTTCATCGAGTACATGCCCTTCGATG GCAACAAGTGGAACTTTAAGAAGATGGTGAGTTACCAGGAGATGCTGGACCGCATTAAGCAGCAGTGGCCCCAACTGGAAATGGTTCAAACTGTACCCACAGACACAGCAAAG ATATTTAAAGTGCAAGGCTTCGAAGGTCAGGTGGGCTTCATCACCTCCATGTCCGAGCATTTCTGTGGCTCCTGCAATCGCCTGCGCATCACTGCAGACGGGAACCTCAAG gtgtgtttgtttggcaaCTCTGAGGTGTCTCTCAGAGACGTCCTGCGTTCCGGAGCACCAGATGAAGAGCTACTGCAAATCATCGGAGCAGCAGTGGGCAGGAAGAAGAAACAGCACGCAG GCATGATGAGTATCTCCCAGATGAAGAACAGGCCTATGATCCTCATTGGTGGGTGA